TTTCTTAGAGGACAACCAAAACTTTCCGGTCATTATTGCTAGTGAGCTTtctagtgaagaagaagaaaagctccTAGATGTTCTCAGAAAGTACAAGAAGGCAATTGGTTGGAGCCTAGCTGATATTGTGGGAATTGACCATCGCAAGTGCATGCATCGTATATTTCTCTAAGAGGTTGCTAGGCTAGTTAGGCAACTGCAAAGGAGGCTTAACCCGACCATCCTCGATGTGGTAAAGAAGGAGGTCACTAGGCTACTTGATGCGGGTATCATATACCCGATTTTTGACAGTGAGTGGGTAAGCCCGGTCCAGGTTGTTTCCAAGAAATCAGGCATTACTGCGGTTACAAAGGATGATGGTGAAGTGGTCACCAAGAGAGTACCAAATGCATGGTGAGTGTGCATCGACTATAGAAGGTTGAATGCCGCTACAAGGAAGGACCACTAACCTTTGCCCTTTATCGATCAGATGTTGGACCATTTAGCGGGTAAATCCCATTACTGTTTTCTTGATGGATTCACTGGTTACTTCCAGATTCATATtgctcctgaagatcaggaaaagaccaCATTCACTTGCCCTTTTGGCACCTTTGCCTACAAAAAGATGCCATTTGGACTATGTAATGCACTCGCTACTTTTCAGCGGTGCATGACCAGTGTCTTTTCTGATTTAATAGAGAATTGtctggaagtctttatggatgacttcagtGTTTATGGAACTTCTTTTGACACTAACCTTGTCTTGAATTTGGAGAAACGTCACTTCATGGTAGGACAAGGTATAGTGTTAGGACATGTAGTATCTCATGAAGGAATTTCTGTAGATCCGGCCAAGGTCGATGTTATCACCACTTTATCTCACTCCTCATCTGTGAGGAAGGTCCACTCGTTTTTAGGACATACAGGATTCTATAGGCGCTTTATCAAAGATTTCAGCAAGATTGCTTTGCCATTGTCGTGCCTACTCCAAAAAGATGTGGACTTCGAGTTTAGTGAATGTGTGAAAGCTTTTGAAGAGCTAAGGAGAGCTCTTACTACGGCACCGATTGTGCGAGGCCCCAACTGGATGTTGCCATTTAAGATAATGTGCGATGCGTCAAACCAAGCTATGGGTGCCGCGCTTGCACAGTACGATGGTAAACTCCCTTATGTCATTGCATACTCTTCTAAAACACTTGATGTAGCACAATCCAACTATACCACTACTGAAATGGAACTCCTAGCCATTGTTCATGATTTAGATAAATTCAGATCTTATTTGCTAGGATCAAAGATAGTGGTATACACGGATCATGCAACTTTGAAATACTTATTGTCAAAGAATGAGTCAAAACCTAGACTCATACATTGGATCTTGCTTTTGCAATAATTCGACATTGAGATTAGGGACCGGAGTGGATCTCAAAACTTGGTTGCAGATCATTTATGTTGCCTTGAGAATTTAAAATCTGATCCATTTCCGATCAACGACTCATTCCCATTGGATAGCTTGCATGCTGTGTCAGATAGCTTTCCTTGGTTTACCCCAATGGCGAACTACTTGGTTGCGAAACTCTTCCCTCCCAACTTTTCTAAACACCAAAGGGATAAGTTGAGGAGTGATTCCAAATATTACATTTGGGATGACCCTCACTTGTGGAAGAGGGGAGTAGACCAAGTAATTCGAAGATGTGTCCCGGAGTCCGAAATCCAACCCATTCTTGAAGCTTGCCATTCGTCTGAATGTGGTGGCCACTTTGGCCCACAAAGGACCGCAAAAAAAGTGTTGAATTGCGGATTCTGGTGGCCAACTTTATTCAAGGATGCTAACCGGTTATGTGTGTCTTGCCATCGGTGTCAAAAGTCGGGAAACACATCCcaaagggatgaaatgcctTAACAACCTATGTTGTTCTGTGAGATATTTGATGTATCGGGcattgactttatgggaccgTTTCCCAACTCAAGTGGGTATCTATATATTTTGTTAGCGGTTGACTACGTGtcaaagtgggtagaagcaatacCTACCCACCTTGACGACGCCAATACCGTCATTTCTTTTATTAGGAATAATATTGTATGCCGTTATAGGTCGCCACGAGCAATCGCGAGCGACCAAGGATCCCACTTTTGTAACAGAAAAGTAGAGGCACTACTCAAGCGCTATAGGGTAGTGCATAAGGTTGCCACTGCTTATCATCCGCAAACCAACGGACAAGCAGAAGTGTCCAACCGGGAGATTAAGAGAATCTTGGAGAAAGTAGTCAATCCGCAAAGAAAGGATTGGAGCATCCGGTTAGGAGATGCACTATGGGCGTATAGAACGGCCTACAAGACTCCGTTAGGGATGAGTCCCTTCTAGATCGTCTATGGTAAGGCATGCCACCATCTGGTGGAAATTGAGCACAGAGCCTAAGGCAGTAAAGTGGTGCAACATGGATTTGACCCAAGCTGAAGTAGCCAGAAAATTACAACTAGAGGAGCTCGAGTGTTTGAGGAACGAAGCGTATGCCCGGATTTACAAAGAAAAGACTAAAGCATTCCATGACCATCACATCCAGAAAGAGGACTTTCAAGAAGGTGATGAGGTTCTCCTCTACAATTCAAGGCTTCGTTTAATGCCTGGCAAGCTCCGCTCTATATGGGAAGGAACTTTCAAGGTGAAGGAGATAAAGCCCTATGGAGTGGGGGAGTTGTTTGATCCTAAAGGTGAAGCAACCTTCAAGGTGAATGGACATAGAGTGAAGAAGTACCATGGCTACAAGCTCCCAAAAGAGCTAGAGGTGTTCCTATTGGCGGATGCACCTAGAGAAGGAGAAGTTTGAGCGACTGACCATCCAACTTAAAgacgttaaagaaaagtgcttggtgggaggcaCCCCACCGTGGTAAGATCTTTATTGTGTATACCATCTTGCTTTTAGCTTAGATTCttgtgaattttgtgatttcttgatgttgttgattTCATAGGAATTCTAGTTTGTGATATT
The Arachis duranensis cultivar V14167 chromosome 5, aradu.V14167.gnm2.J7QH, whole genome shotgun sequence genome window above contains:
- the LOC107489315 gene encoding uncharacterized protein LOC107489315, translated to MVRHATIWWKLSTEPKAVKWCNMDLTQAEVARKLQLEELECLRNEAYARIYKEKTKAFHDHHIQKEDFQEGDEVLLYNSRLRLMPGKLRSIWEGTFKVKEIKPYGVGELFDPKGEATFKVNGHRVKKYHGYKLPKELEVFLLADAPREGEV